The proteins below are encoded in one region of Myxococcales bacterium:
- a CDS encoding penicillin-binding protein activator: protein MISLSSNHESFLFFSKLCWLCCGLVLCLGLIAGCPPSRSTIRNVPAASSENPDAQRLYDLALRKENENAFQDALLHYERFSRDYPADPLTDLVALGTGRSLLALGNYESANQKFQSISEGTAPSMQEVANVYLVISSLYISYDSAVLEKLRSYLGRIADARLANTLEKALIDGSEREKDLSLRMKVLSELAEQGRSMQRSVARSLITETASSLSEAQLAELENELEVGSLAWVAVSAQKLKHEQDSGEHDAAKQTAKALEPYQALLSESETALVRSLIIPQPVEAFRIGALLPLSGRMKLVGQSALRGLNIALEGHHTELIVRDTEANPTKTVDLLEKLVYDDKVIAVIGPMTTQSALAAAKKAEQLGVPLMSLVPTTDIAEKNRTTLRIMPSPEGEIASLLAYARYQGDARFAILYPDTRYGQAMHHQFAQSLDVHGGTLVAAIPYPDSETNFRDYVEAIKKKRVDALFIPDASKRIALIAPTLAAAGLWTSTDNATSAITLLIPHIGYAPSLSQLVGRYLQGAIFSIPFAVADQHPSALQYDFVQNFSERYGSVPDLFSAYAFDALRLIHTAVSR from the coding sequence GCGAGCAGCGAAAACCCTGACGCCCAACGTCTCTATGATCTCGCATTACGCAAGGAAAACGAAAACGCTTTCCAAGACGCGTTGCTGCACTATGAGCGCTTCAGCCGCGACTACCCAGCCGATCCACTGACTGATCTCGTGGCCCTCGGCACCGGGCGCAGTCTTCTTGCGCTGGGAAACTACGAAAGTGCAAATCAGAAATTTCAATCAATCAGCGAGGGCACGGCGCCTTCCATGCAAGAAGTCGCCAATGTTTATTTAGTGATTTCTTCGCTCTATATCTCTTACGATTCTGCTGTTTTGGAGAAATTGCGCAGCTATCTTGGCCGCATTGCCGATGCGCGTTTAGCCAACACCCTTGAAAAAGCATTGATTGACGGCTCTGAGCGCGAAAAAGATCTTTCGCTGCGCATGAAAGTACTTTCAGAGCTCGCCGAGCAGGGCCGCAGCATGCAGCGCTCGGTTGCACGAAGCCTCATTACGGAAACGGCGAGCAGCCTTAGCGAGGCTCAACTCGCAGAACTTGAAAACGAACTTGAAGTTGGTAGCCTCGCGTGGGTCGCAGTTTCAGCTCAAAAGTTAAAGCATGAACAAGACTCCGGCGAGCATGATGCGGCAAAGCAAACCGCCAAAGCGCTCGAGCCTTACCAGGCCTTGCTTTCTGAAAGCGAAACCGCGCTAGTCCGTAGCCTAATCATCCCTCAGCCTGTCGAAGCTTTTCGTATTGGGGCATTGCTACCACTCAGCGGACGCATGAAGCTTGTTGGACAAAGCGCTTTGCGTGGACTGAACATTGCCCTAGAAGGACACCACACTGAGCTAATCGTACGGGACACGGAAGCAAACCCTACGAAAACCGTGGATTTGCTCGAGAAGCTTGTCTATGATGACAAAGTCATTGCCGTGATTGGGCCCATGACGACACAAAGCGCGCTAGCCGCTGCGAAAAAGGCTGAGCAACTAGGCGTTCCCTTAATGAGCCTGGTTCCAACGACTGACATCGCAGAAAAGAATCGAACAACCTTGCGTATTATGCCCAGCCCAGAGGGCGAAATTGCTTCTTTGTTAGCCTATGCGCGCTACCAGGGAGATGCGCGCTTTGCAATCTTGTACCCTGATACTCGCTATGGACAGGCGATGCACCACCAATTTGCTCAGAGCCTGGATGTCCATGGCGGCACACTGGTCGCTGCGATTCCGTATCCTGACTCGGAAACCAACTTCCGCGACTATGTCGAGGCTATCAAGAAGAAACGAGTTGACGCTCTTTTTATCCCCGACGCATCGAAACGCATCGCTCTCATCGCGCCTACACTCGCCGCAGCCGGGCTGTGGACCTCAACGGACAACGCAACTTCTGCCATTACTTTGCTCATCCCACATATTGGCTATGCGCCATCTTTATCCCAGCTCGTCGGGCGGTACTTACAAGGCGCAATTTTTTCGATTCCCTTTGCAGTTGCAGACCAACATCCATCTGCCTTGCAATATGATTTTGTCCAAAACTTCTCGGAGCGCTACGGAAGTGTTCCTGATTTGTTTTCAGCTTATGCTTTTGATGCGCTACGGCTTATTCACACAGCAGTATCGCGATGA